The Gordonia sp. KTR9 genome contains a region encoding:
- a CDS encoding mandelate racemase/muconate lactonizing enzyme family protein, giving the protein MKITAVEAIPFAIPYVKPLRFASGEVHAATHVLVRVHTDAGVVGVAEAPPRPFTYGETQDGIIAVIEGIFAPAVVGLTLLEREVVAARMARTIGNPAAKSAVDMAIWDALGKVLGLPVGDMLGGYTDRMRVSHMLGFAEPAAMVAEAEKMVDTYGIRTFKVKVGRHPASLDIAVVRALRERFGGDVELYVDGNRGWTAAESARAMREMADLDLLFAEELCDAADVLGRRWLVEQLAVPFIADESVPTPADVTREILGRSATAISIKTARSGFTTSRRIHHLAEGLGVPVVMGNQIDGQVGTACALAFGSAFDLTSRYAGELSNFLDMSDDLLAEPLQIRDGHLHRSTAPGIGFEIDPDKLEQYRTDN; this is encoded by the coding sequence GTGAAAATCACTGCTGTGGAGGCGATACCGTTCGCCATCCCCTACGTGAAGCCGCTGCGGTTCGCCTCCGGTGAGGTGCACGCCGCGACCCACGTGCTGGTCCGGGTGCACACCGACGCCGGGGTGGTCGGCGTCGCCGAGGCGCCGCCCCGGCCCTTCACCTACGGGGAGACCCAGGACGGCATCATCGCCGTGATCGAGGGCATCTTCGCGCCAGCCGTCGTCGGTCTGACCCTGCTCGAGCGTGAGGTCGTCGCCGCCCGGATGGCCCGGACGATCGGCAATCCGGCCGCGAAATCGGCTGTGGACATGGCGATCTGGGACGCCCTGGGCAAGGTTCTCGGACTCCCGGTCGGCGACATGCTCGGTGGTTACACCGACCGGATGCGGGTCAGCCACATGCTCGGTTTCGCCGAGCCGGCCGCGATGGTCGCCGAAGCCGAGAAAATGGTCGACACCTACGGGATCCGCACGTTCAAGGTGAAGGTCGGGCGTCACCCCGCCTCCCTCGACATCGCGGTCGTCCGCGCGCTCCGCGAGCGGTTCGGCGGCGACGTCGAACTGTACGTCGACGGCAACCGGGGCTGGACGGCCGCCGAGTCCGCGCGAGCCATGCGGGAGATGGCCGACCTCGATCTGTTGTTCGCCGAAGAGCTCTGTGACGCAGCAGATGTGCTAGGCCGGCGCTGGCTCGTCGAACAGCTGGCGGTGCCGTTCATCGCCGACGAATCGGTGCCCACCCCCGCCGACGTCACCCGCGAGATCCTCGGCCGGTCGGCGACCGCCATCAGCATCAAGACCGCACGCTCGGGGTTCACCACGTCGCGCCGCATCCACCACCTCGCCGAGGGCCTGGGCGTGCCGGTCGTCATGGGCAACCAGATCGACGGCCAGGTCGGGACGGCCTGTGCGCTCGCGTTCGGCAGCGCCTTCGATCTGACCTCGCGCTACGCCGGTGAGCTGTCGAACTTCCTCGACATGAGTGACGACCTGCTGGCCGAACCGCTGCAGATCCGTGACGGCCACCTGCACCGCTCGACCGCGCCGGGCATCGGTTTCGAGATCGATCCGGACAAGCTCGAGCAGTACCGCACCGACAACTGA
- the catA gene encoding catechol 1,2-dioxygenase: MTTTEHPQEVATAAASGASATERFHADKSPFEAVKDTPPERVSTLINEVLAGVHETIRKHKVTYDEYNALKAWLINVGEDGEWPLFLDVWVEHVVEDVATEHRQGNKGSIEGPYYVPDAPELGAKGTLPMRDDESGDPLLWTGQVRSCDGTALAGATVELWHADDDGFYSQFAPGIPEWNLRGTFTVDDDGRFEITTIRPAPYMIPTDGSCGKMISAAGWHPWRPAHLHLKVTAPGHEQLTAQLYFPGDPHNDDDVASAVKPELVLDPQADGKGGYTVSYDFVLDPEK, encoded by the coding sequence ATGACCACCACCGAGCATCCCCAGGAAGTCGCCACCGCCGCCGCGTCCGGCGCCTCGGCGACCGAGCGGTTCCACGCGGACAAGTCGCCGTTCGAGGCCGTCAAGGACACTCCGCCCGAGCGTGTCTCCACCCTCATCAACGAGGTCCTCGCCGGCGTGCACGAGACCATCCGCAAGCACAAGGTCACCTACGACGAGTACAACGCCCTGAAGGCGTGGCTCATCAACGTCGGTGAGGACGGGGAGTGGCCGCTGTTCCTCGACGTGTGGGTCGAGCACGTCGTCGAGGACGTCGCGACCGAGCACCGGCAGGGCAACAAGGGCAGCATCGAGGGCCCGTACTACGTCCCGGACGCACCGGAACTCGGCGCCAAGGGCACCCTCCCGATGCGCGACGACGAATCCGGCGATCCACTCCTGTGGACCGGTCAGGTCCGGTCGTGTGATGGCACCGCACTGGCCGGCGCCACGGTCGAACTCTGGCACGCCGACGACGACGGCTTCTACTCCCAGTTCGCCCCGGGGATCCCGGAGTGGAACCTCCGCGGCACCTTCACCGTCGACGACGACGGCCGGTTCGAGATCACCACCATTCGGCCCGCGCCGTACATGATCCCGACCGACGGCTCGTGCGGGAAGATGATCTCGGCTGCCGGGTGGCACCCGTGGCGTCCGGCGCACCTGCACCTCAAGGTGACGGCGCCCGGCCACGAGCAGCTCACCGCGCAGCTGTACTTCCCGGGCGACCCGCACAACGACGACGACGTCGCCAGCGCCGTCAAGCCCGAACTCGTGCTCGATCCGCAGGCCGACGGCAAGGGTGGCTACACGGTCTCCTACGACTTCGTGCTCGACCCGGAGAAGTGA
- a CDS encoding LysR family transcriptional regulator — translation MELRHLRYFAAVADTCHFGQAAESLHVAQPALSYAIRQLEAELDVTLFTRTTRQVSLTPAGQYLRVQAERILAGVDEAVDGVRRIAAGRSGLVRVGITGIAAFSHLPRIARVVKRELPDVDLRIRSDMLTPGQCDALRAGSLDLGVLRPPAIGEGIATKVIDVEPMVLAVSVDHRLAVEPVVSVADLRNEPFVLYDSRDSAVNDAAVRACRAAGFVPHRAHQAPGTAVLLALVAAGLGVSLLPASVRSLPLDGLVVRDLADADTVEVALAWRSGADDPVVAAVAEVIAGAFAPDPGETPLADHRSVSARPGARSGETS, via the coding sequence ATGGAGCTACGGCACCTGCGGTACTTCGCCGCCGTGGCCGACACCTGTCATTTCGGGCAGGCGGCGGAGTCGTTGCACGTGGCACAGCCCGCGCTGTCGTACGCCATCCGCCAGCTCGAGGCCGAGCTCGACGTCACCCTGTTCACGCGCACCACCCGCCAGGTGTCGCTCACCCCGGCCGGGCAGTACCTCCGGGTCCAGGCCGAACGGATCCTCGCCGGCGTGGACGAAGCCGTGGACGGCGTGCGTCGGATCGCCGCCGGCCGCAGCGGCCTCGTCCGGGTCGGTATCACCGGTATCGCCGCCTTCTCCCACCTTCCGCGTATCGCACGAGTCGTCAAGCGCGAGTTGCCCGACGTGGATCTCCGTATCCGGTCCGACATGCTCACGCCGGGGCAGTGCGATGCCCTGCGGGCAGGCAGCCTCGACCTCGGGGTGCTCCGCCCGCCGGCGATCGGTGAGGGCATCGCGACGAAGGTGATCGATGTCGAGCCGATGGTGCTCGCGGTGTCGGTCGATCACCGCCTCGCCGTCGAACCCGTGGTCTCGGTCGCCGACCTTCGCAACGAGCCGTTCGTGCTCTACGACAGCCGGGACTCGGCGGTCAACGATGCCGCGGTGCGTGCCTGTCGCGCAGCGGGTTTCGTTCCGCATCGGGCTCACCAGGCGCCGGGTACCGCCGTGCTGCTGGCGCTGGTCGCCGCCGGCCTGGGTGTCTCCCTGCTGCCTGCCTCGGTGCGTTCACTGCCTCTCGACGGCCTCGTGGTGCGCGACCTCGCCGACGCCGACACCGTCGAGGTCGCACTCGCGTGGAGGTCGGGCGCCGACGACCCGGTCGTCGCCGCGGTCGCCGAGGTCATCGCCGGCGCCTTCGCCCCCGATCCCGGCGAGACCCCGCTCGCCGACCATCGTTCCGTGAGCGCCCGTCCGGGTGCGCGATCTGGAGAGACATCGTGA
- a CDS encoding metallophosphoesterase codes for MALFSAVVFGLITFWLHRRIVRATALPRPWSIIADILLVMLWALVLVGFAAGRSVDPSWSRPFAFVGLVWMAAVLYLFLGLTVIGLVSFAAHVVRSIRRRRSGVQDTPALAARRLGRLRGATATVVVLALAITGYGVFEASRPQVVDVDATLPGLPAQFDGTRIAVVSDLHVGPARDASFTQRVVDQVNAEEPDLVVLVGDLTDGTIPYVRDTLEPLADLRAPLGVFGVSGNHEYYADDGGRWLDVWEEFGVRTLRNARVPLEVDGATIQLAGVHDYTAPEPYEPDLPAALSGLSAEDFVLLLAHQPRQAFEASDLGVDLQLSGHTHGGQMWPIRYLVRAQQPTVTGLDEVGDTAVYTTRGAGAWGPPVRVLAPPEITMLTLRSAAP; via the coding sequence GTGGCGCTGTTCTCCGCCGTCGTCTTCGGACTCATCACCTTCTGGCTGCACCGGCGCATCGTCCGGGCCACCGCGCTTCCCCGACCGTGGTCGATCATCGCCGACATACTGCTGGTGATGCTGTGGGCACTCGTCCTCGTCGGCTTCGCCGCCGGACGCTCGGTGGACCCGTCGTGGTCACGGCCGTTCGCCTTCGTCGGCCTCGTGTGGATGGCGGCGGTCCTCTATCTGTTCCTGGGCCTCACGGTGATCGGCCTCGTCTCGTTCGCGGCGCACGTCGTCCGGTCGATCCGCCGACGCCGGTCGGGTGTACAGGACACCCCCGCGCTCGCGGCCCGCCGGCTCGGCCGACTCCGCGGTGCCACCGCGACGGTGGTGGTCCTCGCTCTCGCCATCACCGGTTACGGGGTGTTCGAGGCATCCCGGCCGCAGGTCGTCGACGTCGACGCCACCCTGCCGGGACTGCCCGCGCAGTTCGATGGCACGCGCATCGCCGTGGTGTCGGATCTGCACGTGGGTCCGGCCCGCGACGCATCGTTCACGCAACGCGTCGTCGATCAGGTCAATGCGGAAGAGCCCGACCTCGTCGTCCTCGTCGGCGACCTCACCGACGGGACCATCCCGTACGTCCGCGACACCCTCGAACCGCTCGCCGATCTCCGGGCTCCGCTGGGCGTCTTCGGTGTCAGCGGAAACCACGAGTACTACGCCGACGACGGCGGTCGGTGGCTCGACGTCTGGGAAGAATTCGGCGTGCGGACGCTGCGCAACGCCCGGGTGCCCCTCGAGGTCGACGGCGCGACGATCCAGCTGGCCGGGGTCCACGACTACACCGCCCCGGAACCGTATGAACCGGATCTGCCTGCCGCCCTGTCGGGTTTGTCAGCCGAGGACTTCGTCCTGTTGCTCGCCCACCAGCCGCGGCAGGCCTTCGAGGCCTCCGATCTCGGTGTCGACCTGCAGCTGTCGGGCCACACCCATGGCGGGCAGATGTGGCCCATCCGCTATCTGGTACGCGCCCAGCAGCCGACCGTCACCGGCCTGGACGAGGTCGGTGACACCGCCGTGTACACCACCCGCGGCGCCGGGGCGTGGGGTCCCCCGGTACGGGTCCTCGCCCCGCCGGAGATCACGATGCTCACCCTGCGATCTGCCGCGCCCTGA
- the catC gene encoding muconolactone Delta-isomerase translates to MLFHVRMDVSIPDDLDPDVRADTVAREKAYSQDLQRAGKWPHIWRIVGEYSNFSIFDVESNDELHALLSGLPLFPYMQIKVTPLATHPSDINGPAAP, encoded by the coding sequence ATGCTGTTCCACGTACGGATGGACGTCTCCATTCCCGACGATCTCGACCCCGACGTGCGGGCCGACACCGTCGCGAGGGAGAAGGCGTACTCCCAGGATCTGCAGCGGGCGGGCAAGTGGCCGCACATCTGGCGGATCGTCGGCGAGTACTCCAACTTCTCGATCTTCGACGTCGAGTCGAACGACGAACTGCACGCGCTGCTGTCGGGCCTGCCGCTGTTCCCGTATATGCAGATCAAGGTCACCCCGCTGGCGACCCATCCGTCGGACATCAACGGCCCCGCTGCTCCCTGA
- the benA gene encoding benzoate 1,2-dioxygenase large subunit: MTASVSEHLNHVNSVLGDAVVDDRDAGVYRANRRIFTDEDIFELEIKHIFEGNWIYLAHESQVPEPGDYFTTYIGRQPVVITRDKNGELHCLINACAHRGAMICRRKTDNRMTLTCPFHGWTFRNDGTLLKVKDPDGAGYPDTFDVDGSHNLTKVARFESYRGFLFGSLNDDVSSLADHLGDTRMVIDMLVDQSPDGLEVLRGASTYTFDGNWKVQAENGADGYHVTATHWNYAATTSRRGTGESKNDTKALDAGGWGKSGGGYWSYPNGHLCLWTWAANPQDRPLWDSLEHLKEIHGDAKGEFMVKGSRNLCLYPNVYLMDQFSTQIRHFRPIAPDKTEVTIYCIAPKGESDSARAHRIRQYEDFFNASGMATPDDLEEFRSCQLTFRAQAAPWNDMSRGAEHWLTGPDPVAESLGMTGVISAGVKNEDEGLYPVQHGYWLETMRAAAAAEQRISATEH; encoded by the coding sequence ATGACCGCGTCAGTATCGGAACACCTGAACCATGTGAACTCGGTCCTCGGCGACGCGGTCGTCGACGACCGTGACGCCGGCGTCTATCGCGCCAATCGACGGATCTTCACCGATGAGGACATCTTCGAGCTGGAGATAAAACACATCTTCGAGGGCAACTGGATCTACCTCGCACACGAGAGTCAGGTCCCCGAGCCCGGCGACTACTTCACCACCTACATCGGTCGGCAGCCCGTGGTCATCACCCGCGACAAGAACGGTGAACTGCACTGCCTGATCAACGCCTGCGCGCACCGCGGTGCGATGATCTGCCGGCGCAAGACCGACAACCGGATGACCCTCACCTGTCCGTTCCACGGGTGGACCTTCCGCAACGACGGCACGCTGCTCAAGGTCAAGGACCCCGACGGCGCCGGTTACCCGGACACCTTCGACGTCGACGGTTCGCACAACCTGACCAAGGTCGCCCGGTTCGAGAGCTACCGCGGCTTCCTGTTCGGCAGCCTGAACGACGACGTCAGTTCGCTCGCCGACCATCTCGGCGACACGCGCATGGTCATCGACATGCTCGTCGACCAGTCCCCCGACGGACTCGAGGTCCTGCGCGGCGCATCCACCTACACCTTCGACGGGAACTGGAAGGTGCAGGCGGAGAACGGCGCCGACGGTTACCACGTCACCGCCACCCACTGGAATTACGCGGCCACCACGTCTCGTCGCGGCACCGGCGAGTCGAAGAACGACACCAAGGCACTCGACGCCGGCGGTTGGGGGAAGTCCGGCGGCGGTTACTGGTCCTATCCCAACGGTCACCTGTGCCTGTGGACCTGGGCGGCCAATCCGCAGGACCGTCCGCTGTGGGATTCGCTGGAGCATCTCAAGGAGATCCACGGCGACGCCAAGGGCGAGTTCATGGTGAAGGGTTCGCGCAACCTGTGCCTGTACCCGAATGTCTATCTGATGGACCAGTTCTCGACGCAGATCCGCCACTTCCGCCCGATCGCCCCGGACAAGACCGAGGTCACCATCTACTGCATCGCCCCCAAGGGGGAGAGCGACTCCGCACGGGCGCACCGCATCCGTCAGTACGAGGACTTCTTCAACGCCTCCGGCATGGCCACGCCCGACGACCTCGAGGAGTTCCGCTCGTGCCAGCTCACGTTCCGGGCGCAGGCCGCGCCGTGGAACGACATGAGCCGAGGCGCCGAGCACTGGCTCACCGGGCCCGACCCCGTCGCCGAATCGCTGGGTATGACCGGGGTGATCTCGGCCGGCGTCAAGAACGAGGACGAGGGCCTCTACCCCGTCCAGCACGGCTACTGGCTCGAGACGATGCGTGCCGCAGCTGCCGCCGAACAACGCATCTCCGCCACCGAGCACTGA
- the benB gene encoding benzoate 1,2-dioxygenase small subunit, with protein MTNAHTDSPAPASPRGGTDATGKLITQNMIEQFLYREARHLDDREFEKWLDCYADDVVYWMPSWDDRDRLTEDPHREISLIYYGNKGGLEDRVFRIRTERSSATSLPEPRTSHNITNVEVIDRRGDLVDVRFNWHTMYFRYNTVDPYYGTSFYTIDFSGEHPLIRRKTIVLKNDYIHHVVDVYHF; from the coding sequence ATGACGAACGCCCACACCGATTCCCCTGCACCGGCGTCCCCCCGAGGCGGCACCGACGCGACCGGGAAACTCATCACCCAGAACATGATCGAGCAGTTCCTCTATCGGGAGGCGCGTCACCTCGACGACCGCGAGTTCGAGAAGTGGCTCGACTGTTACGCCGACGACGTCGTCTACTGGATGCCGTCGTGGGACGACCGGGACCGCCTCACCGAGGACCCGCACCGCGAGATCTCCCTCATCTACTACGGCAACAAGGGCGGCCTCGAGGACCGGGTGTTCCGGATCCGCACCGAACGGTCATCGGCGACGTCACTGCCGGAGCCACGGACGAGTCACAACATCACCAACGTGGAGGTCATCGACCGGCGCGGTGACCTCGTCGACGTCCGATTCAACTGGCACACCATGTATTTCCGATACAACACCGTCGACCCGTATTACGGCACCTCGTTCTACACGATCGACTTCTCCGGCGAGCATCCGCTGATCCGGCGCAAGACGATCGTGCTGAAGAACGACTACATCCATCACGTCGTCGACGTGTACCACTTCTGA
- the benC gene encoding benzoate 1,2-dioxygenase electron transfer component BenC, which yields MTVTTESDVAGTDDTATTHQVALSFEDGVTRFITCREDQTVADASYRQRINIPLDCRDGACGTCKSFCESGDYDGGTYIEDALSDDESEQGFALPCCMKPRSDLVLQIPATSDIAKTQAARFTGTVVELDRLSESTIRLGIRIENRGQLAFLPGQYVNLEIPGIDDGHGNPVTRSYSFANGPHEDRLIFLIKLTPGGAMSTYLTERATRGEPIAFTGPHGSFFLREADRPVLLLAGGTGLAPILSMLRKLDSDNSRRSVHLVYGVSSDVDLVVVDEIEWLAGRLPGFTWDHCVSDPASSAPNKGYVMSLIGPDHLNDGDVAIYLCGPPPMVESVRQHVAEAGIEPTGFYYEKFALAAQPAADVDVGSDAGSVIDTEVVRDEAPEDDPAMTALADDTGVPDRTAALLLVPDARAIAGQETLPSTELDAWSGTRPAATEDSRARIAGQLIWPHGSGAPTVDVDAETIQATVSQPGATARSIAGQEMFAASDITALTTHPAPTPTPPETPDRDASPAPTVIGSHGYQIGEEHPEITESDALFEARAALELGALELTFGRLSTQQLAGYRLLADATVPYVDGDRFVDSAEYTETNAAFHDYLFLLTGNDHLLEAYKALGVKGRMSEVLRNATWCHPLCAQDHVDIVTAFTSGDHDAARELIVAHADRSKQTMRRAMSDEIGSRRPRFVTPGRFTGKVVVITGAAQGIGEQTARRISAEGGQVVLADRSELVDDVARELAGTGTGAVPAVADLETFGGAEAVVRRAIDSFGRVDVLINNVGGAINFKPFTEFTDEQIRAEIDRSLMTTLFTCRAALPSMVRSGRGVIVNVSSAATRGIHRIPYSAAKGAVNALTASLALEYADEGIRVVATAPGGTDAPPRRISRGTPEPRSDTEARWYQAHIDQTLSSSTMHRYGTLDEQAAAICFLASDEASYITGTVLPVAGGDQG from the coding sequence ATGACCGTCACCACCGAGTCGGATGTCGCCGGCACCGACGACACCGCGACCACCCACCAGGTGGCACTGTCCTTCGAGGACGGGGTCACCCGATTCATCACGTGCCGGGAGGACCAGACCGTCGCCGACGCGTCGTATCGTCAGCGGATCAACATCCCGCTCGACTGCCGCGACGGCGCATGCGGCACGTGTAAGTCGTTCTGCGAGTCCGGCGACTACGACGGCGGCACGTACATCGAGGACGCCCTCAGCGACGACGAGTCGGAGCAGGGTTTTGCGCTGCCGTGCTGCATGAAGCCGAGATCTGATCTGGTTCTGCAGATCCCGGCGACGTCGGACATCGCCAAGACGCAGGCGGCCAGGTTCACCGGCACCGTCGTCGAGCTCGACCGGCTGTCGGAATCCACCATCCGGCTGGGTATCCGCATCGAGAATCGCGGACAACTGGCGTTCCTGCCGGGTCAGTACGTGAACCTCGAGATCCCCGGCATCGATGACGGACACGGCAACCCGGTCACCCGGTCGTACTCGTTCGCCAACGGACCGCACGAGGATCGACTGATCTTCCTGATCAAGCTGACCCCCGGCGGGGCCATGTCGACCTATCTCACCGAACGTGCAACCCGGGGCGAGCCGATCGCGTTCACCGGTCCGCACGGTTCCTTCTTTCTCCGCGAGGCCGACCGGCCGGTGCTGTTGCTCGCCGGCGGGACCGGGTTGGCCCCGATCCTGTCCATGCTGCGGAAGTTGGACTCGGACAACAGCCGACGCTCGGTCCACCTCGTCTATGGCGTGTCCAGCGACGTCGACCTGGTGGTTGTCGACGAGATCGAGTGGCTCGCCGGCCGGCTACCCGGGTTCACGTGGGACCACTGTGTCTCCGATCCGGCGAGTTCGGCACCCAACAAGGGGTACGTGATGAGCCTGATCGGCCCGGACCACCTCAACGACGGCGACGTGGCGATCTACCTCTGCGGTCCTCCGCCGATGGTGGAGTCGGTACGACAGCATGTGGCAGAGGCCGGAATCGAGCCGACCGGTTTCTACTACGAGAAGTTCGCACTCGCTGCGCAACCGGCTGCTGATGTCGACGTCGGCTCGGACGCGGGCAGCGTGATCGACACGGAGGTCGTTCGCGACGAGGCGCCCGAAGACGACCCGGCGATGACCGCTCTGGCGGATGACACCGGCGTGCCGGATCGCACCGCCGCCCTCCTGCTCGTGCCGGACGCGCGGGCGATCGCGGGGCAGGAAACACTCCCGTCCACGGAACTCGACGCGTGGTCGGGCACCCGCCCCGCCGCGACCGAGGACTCCCGCGCCCGCATAGCCGGTCAACTCATCTGGCCCCACGGCTCGGGTGCCCCGACCGTCGATGTGGACGCCGAGACGATCCAGGCCACCGTGTCACAGCCCGGCGCAACCGCCCGCTCCATAGCCGGACAGGAGATGTTCGCCGCATCGGACATCACCGCGCTGACCACCCATCCCGCACCGACGCCCACCCCGCCGGAGACTCCCGACCGCGACGCGTCCCCCGCACCGACAGTCATCGGGTCACACGGATACCAGATCGGTGAAGAGCATCCGGAGATCACCGAGTCCGACGCGCTCTTCGAGGCACGGGCCGCACTCGAATTGGGTGCACTCGAACTGACTTTCGGCCGATTGTCCACCCAGCAGCTGGCGGGCTACCGGTTGCTCGCCGACGCCACGGTGCCCTACGTCGACGGCGACCGGTTCGTCGATTCCGCCGAATACACCGAGACCAACGCCGCGTTCCACGACTATCTGTTCCTGCTCACCGGCAACGATCACCTGCTCGAGGCCTACAAGGCCCTCGGTGTGAAGGGCCGCATGAGCGAGGTGTTGCGGAACGCGACGTGGTGTCACCCGCTGTGCGCCCAGGATCACGTCGACATCGTGACCGCGTTCACCTCCGGCGACCACGACGCCGCCCGTGAGTTGATCGTCGCCCACGCCGACCGTTCCAAGCAGACCATGCGACGGGCGATGTCCGACGAGATCGGCTCGCGGCGGCCGCGTTTCGTCACCCCGGGCCGGTTCACCGGCAAGGTCGTGGTGATCACCGGCGCCGCGCAGGGTATCGGGGAACAGACCGCCCGGCGGATCAGCGCCGAGGGCGGGCAGGTCGTGCTGGCCGACCGTTCCGAACTGGTCGACGACGTCGCCCGCGAGCTCGCCGGAACCGGCACCGGTGCGGTGCCGGCCGTCGCCGACCTCGAGACCTTCGGCGGCGCCGAGGCCGTCGTCCGGCGTGCGATCGACTCCTTCGGCCGCGTCGACGTCCTCATCAACAACGTGGGCGGTGCGATCAACTTCAAACCGTTCACCGAATTCACCGACGAACAGATCCGCGCCGAGATCGACCGCTCGCTGATGACCACACTCTTCACCTGCCGCGCGGCACTGCCGTCGATGGTGCGATCAGGACGCGGCGTGATCGTCAACGTCTCGTCCGCCGCGACCCGGGGAATCCACCGGATTCCCTATTCCGCGGCCAAGGGTGCGGTCAACGCGCTGACCGCGTCCCTGGCGTTGGAGTACGCCGACGAGGGCATCCGGGTCGTCGCCACGGCTCCGGGCGGAACCGACGCACCTCCGCGCCG